In the genome of Thermococcus sp. 21S9, the window TGCAGTATTTATTGGGATAAAGCTGATCTCCCGCAAAAAGGTCTCAAAAGACGTTAAAGTTGACAAGGAGGCATTTTTAAAGAAGATAGAAAAATTCGACCTAAATGACGAAGAAAGAAATGCATTGTTATACATCCTCGAAAAAGGTGGAAGAGCAAGTCAAGCAGAAGTTAGAAATGCTCTAGGGCTTCCAAAAACTACAGCGTGGAGGATGTTTAAACGCCTCGAAAAGCAAGGATTAGTGAAAATAATCAGGGGAAGAAAAGAGAACTGGGTAGAACTTAGACCTTAATGAACTCTTGCCCCCAATTTTATTTCTTTATCTGGCATCAGCAGTGCAACGTTCTCACCGTCATCTGCAGCCAAAAGCATTCCTTGGCTCTCTACACCACGGAGTTTCTTCGGCTCAAGGTTTGCTATAATCA includes:
- a CDS encoding helix-turn-helix domain-containing protein, with the protein product AVFIGIKLISRKKVSKDVKVDKEAFLKKIEKFDLNDEERNALLYILEKGGRASQAEVRNALGLPKTTAWRMFKRLEKQGLVKIIRGRKENWVELRP